One segment of Gemmatimonadota bacterium DNA contains the following:
- a CDS encoding lipopolysaccharide biosynthesis protein → MFQGLKRLTTHSAIYGLSDVLGRSMAYLLVPVYTHVMPVEEFGYYGLVYTFIALANVVFLYGMDSAFLRYYVLEEDRKRDTLSTGYLTMLFTSAGLAVIIVLFAARIAPLIAVSASLTSYVQLAAAVLALDALNAIPFARLRGEGKAATFASLKLMKVMIELGGNCYLVVVLDMGLQGILISNIAGSGIVFLILAGITLRHMSFSWSRGTMGRLLKFGLPYVPAGACIIIIETIDRLMLERMAGTETLGIYHAARKLGVGMLIFVTMFRQAWQPFFLETSREENPRPLFARVLTYFLAIAGGVFLALSFLIDDLVRISFGGYTLIEASYWEGIAVVPILLAAYVLYGIYVNLTVGVYLEKKTILLPFITAASALVCILTNLWLIPELGMYGAATASAAAYAVMVAGLYFVGRRYYPIPYEYIRLLKVVFACGVLFAVRELTGSAWPGEITWPGEIALVAAYPVALWAMRFFNAGEMAFARRYLRLRGS, encoded by the coding sequence ATGTTCCAAGGCCTCAAAAGACTCACCACCCATTCGGCGATCTACGGTCTCAGCGACGTGCTGGGCAGGTCCATGGCCTACCTGCTGGTACCGGTGTATACCCATGTCATGCCCGTGGAAGAATTCGGCTACTATGGGCTCGTATATACCTTCATCGCGCTGGCCAACGTCGTCTTCCTCTACGGCATGGATTCGGCCTTTCTCAGGTACTACGTGCTCGAGGAAGACCGCAAGCGGGATACGCTGAGCACCGGCTATCTCACCATGCTGTTCACGTCGGCCGGGCTCGCCGTGATCATCGTCCTGTTCGCCGCCCGGATCGCGCCCCTGATTGCCGTCTCCGCTTCCCTCACCTCCTACGTCCAGCTGGCCGCCGCCGTCCTGGCGCTGGATGCCCTGAACGCCATTCCCTTCGCGCGACTCCGGGGAGAAGGCAAGGCGGCGACGTTCGCCTCCCTCAAGCTGATGAAGGTCATGATCGAACTGGGGGGGAACTGCTACCTCGTCGTCGTGCTCGACATGGGGCTGCAGGGCATTCTCATCAGCAACATCGCCGGGTCCGGTATCGTTTTCCTCATCCTGGCGGGCATTACCCTGCGGCACATGTCCTTCTCCTGGTCTCGCGGAACGATGGGACGGCTCCTTAAGTTCGGCCTGCCCTACGTGCCCGCCGGCGCCTGCATCATCATCATCGAAACCATCGACCGGCTGATGCTGGAACGGATGGCCGGCACGGAAACCCTCGGTATATACCATGCGGCCCGCAAACTGGGCGTCGGCATGCTCATCTTCGTCACCATGTTCAGGCAGGCCTGGCAGCCCTTCTTCCTGGAGACTTCCAGGGAGGAGAACCCCAGGCCGCTGTTCGCCCGCGTGCTGACCTACTTCCTGGCCATTGCGGGCGGCGTCTTCCTGGCCCTTTCTTTCCTCATCGACGACCTGGTCCGCATATCCTTCGGTGGCTATACCCTTATCGAGGCGTCATACTGGGAAGGGATCGCCGTGGTACCGATCCTGCTCGCGGCTTACGTGCTGTATGGGATCTACGTCAACCTCACCGTGGGCGTCTACCTGGAGAAGAAGACCATCCTGCTCCCCTTCATCACCGCCGCGTCGGCCCTGGTCTGCATCCTGACGAACCTCTGGCTCATCCCGGAATTAGGCATGTACGGGGCGGCAACGGCCTCTGCGGCCGCCTACGCGGTGATGGTGGCCGGGCTGTATTTCGTGGGCCGGAGGTACTACCCCATACCCTATGAATACATCCGTCTGCTCAAGGTAGTCTTCGCGTGCGGCGTGCTGTTCGCAGTGCGTGAACTCACCGGAAGCGCATGGCCCGGGGAGATCACCTGGCCCGGGGAGATCGCCCTGGTCGCGGCCTACCCGGTGGCGTTGTGGGCGATGAGATTCTTCAACGCCGGGGAAATGGCGTTTGCGAGACGATACCTGCGCCTTCGCGGATCGTGA
- a CDS encoding CRTAC1 family protein → MQFTDIASTAGITFRHTNGKSGRYYFLETVASGGGFIDYDGDGDLDVYLLNGAAIPGFVPDRPLSSALYRNDGDGSFTDVTSQAGVGNAGGYGMGLAVADYDNDGDDDLFVTNYGANILYRNEGNGTFRNVTARASLTVPTNPMFSTSAAFLDYDRDGYLDLYVCAYVEFDFETNKRCSRDGIQSYCGPDIYEGAADLLYRNNGDGTFSDVSVAAGISNPNGKGLGVVGGDYDGDGWTDIFVANDLTPDFLYRNNGDGTFTDMALLAGVAYGEDGVARAGMGVDFGDYDRNGSADIYVTNFSLEPNSLHRNNGNGTFTETTFGAGVGNPTLLFLGFGTAFKDFDHDGWLDIFAANGHVIDNISLFDPTITYAQTNQLFRNEGDGVFTDVSPEAGPPFQVERVHRGAAFGDVDNDGDVDVLVTTVNDVPLLLRNDGINGRGATGVIGGGDGVGSGGAGQSDPLSLLVATEGVRSNRNGIGARVTVVTDAIRQSREIRSAYSYLAANDLRAHFGLGAHAVADSVIVEWPLGARDVATGVEGGQLITIREGAGIVSQTPFPRR, encoded by the coding sequence GTGCAGTTCACGGACATCGCGTCTACCGCCGGGATCACGTTCCGGCACACCAACGGCAAATCGGGCCGGTACTACTTCCTCGAAACGGTGGCGTCCGGCGGCGGGTTCATCGACTACGACGGAGACGGCGACCTCGACGTCTACCTGCTCAACGGCGCGGCCATACCGGGTTTCGTGCCCGACCGGCCCCTGTCCAGCGCCCTCTATCGCAACGACGGTGACGGATCCTTCACGGATGTAACCAGCCAGGCCGGCGTGGGCAATGCGGGGGGTTACGGGATGGGCCTGGCCGTCGCGGATTACGACAACGACGGCGACGACGACCTGTTCGTCACGAATTACGGGGCGAACATCCTCTACCGTAACGAAGGGAACGGGACATTCCGGAACGTGACCGCCCGGGCGAGTCTGACGGTACCGACGAACCCCATGTTCTCGACCAGCGCGGCGTTCCTGGACTACGACCGGGACGGGTACCTGGACCTCTACGTGTGCGCATACGTCGAATTCGACTTCGAGACCAACAAGCGCTGCTCCCGGGACGGCATCCAGTCCTACTGCGGACCCGACATCTACGAAGGCGCGGCCGACCTGTTGTACCGAAACAACGGCGACGGCACGTTTTCCGACGTCTCCGTGGCGGCGGGAATCTCGAATCCGAATGGCAAGGGCCTCGGGGTCGTGGGAGGCGACTACGACGGCGACGGATGGACGGATATCTTCGTGGCCAACGACCTGACGCCGGATTTCCTGTACCGGAACAACGGCGACGGCACGTTTACCGACATGGCCCTGCTGGCGGGCGTGGCCTATGGCGAGGACGGCGTAGCCCGGGCGGGCATGGGGGTGGATTTCGGAGACTACGACCGGAATGGGTCGGCGGACATCTACGTGACCAATTTCTCCCTGGAACCCAACTCGCTGCACCGGAACAACGGGAACGGTACATTCACCGAAACGACTTTCGGCGCGGGCGTGGGCAATCCCACACTGCTCTTTTTGGGATTCGGTACGGCCTTCAAGGATTTCGATCACGATGGCTGGCTGGATATCTTCGCAGCGAACGGCCACGTGATCGACAACATCTCCCTCTTCGATCCGACGATCACCTACGCGCAGACCAATCAGCTGTTCCGGAACGAGGGCGATGGCGTTTTCACCGACGTCAGCCCTGAAGCGGGTCCACCCTTCCAGGTGGAGCGCGTGCACCGTGGCGCGGCCTTCGGAGACGTGGACAACGACGGCGACGTCGACGTGCTGGTCACCACGGTGAACGACGTCCCGCTGCTGCTGCGGAACGACGGGATTAACGGGCGAGGTGCGACCGGCGTGATTGGGGGCGGCGATGGCGTCGGAAGCGGCGGCGCCGGTCAGTCCGACCCCCTCAGCCTGCTCGTCGCCACCGAGGGCGTCCGGAGCAATCGCAACGGCATCGGTGCGCGGGTCACCGTGGTCACGGATGCCATACGACAGTCGCGGGAAATCCGAAGCGCCTACAGCTACCTTGCGGCCAACGATCTCAGGGCCCATTTCGGACTTGGCGCTCACGCCGTGGCGGACTCGGTCATCGTGGAATGGCCCCTCGGCGCGAGAGACGTCGCAACCGGAGTCGAAGGTGGCCAGCTGATCACGATCCGCGAAGGCGCAGGTATCGTCTCGCAAACGCCATTTCCCCGGCGTTGA
- a CDS encoding NHL repeat-containing protein has translation MDHESMYRKEKRMKRFKSGALSLLAAALLMGCTEADDDGMWRGRTEVVAGASRVISDAPVRHAPDQTADVTLEEDLVIQGGEGPSFASVFGITTDRSGNIYIADSDLKQISRFDESGSFQSAVGSLGVGPLQFRSPVDMAVDDEGRLFVLDNELDRVTVLNPDLTFADIWSTQVTKPRRIRIDAEGNVLVFVITQHDLIYKYSPEGDPITKFYNPMETLRRTGTLKEFIAYSDAAMETTEDGYVVVSAKHPYWIRKFDRVNGLELEFYRTTPFAMNPMARWTATRQPPPVGVSGGLAVLPDGRIVNSIQYQEFEQIGLNVMGMPRLQLTKLDRWFDFFRPDGKWEMSAQFDVVGVPMHVDRQGRIYFAELEEDRVVRYHFVFPEEYN, from the coding sequence ATGGATCATGAATCGATGTACCGGAAGGAGAAGCGGATGAAGCGGTTCAAGTCCGGAGCGTTGTCGCTCCTGGCCGCGGCACTTCTGATGGGCTGTACGGAAGCGGACGATGACGGGATGTGGCGCGGGAGAACGGAAGTGGTCGCGGGCGCTTCAAGAGTCATCAGCGACGCCCCGGTCCGGCACGCACCCGATCAGACGGCTGACGTCACGCTCGAAGAAGACCTGGTGATCCAAGGAGGCGAGGGCCCGTCCTTTGCTTCGGTTTTCGGGATCACCACGGATCGAAGCGGCAACATCTATATTGCCGATTCGGACCTAAAACAGATTTCCAGGTTCGACGAATCCGGTAGCTTTCAGTCGGCCGTAGGGTCGTTAGGCGTGGGACCGCTGCAGTTCAGGTCTCCGGTAGACATGGCGGTGGATGACGAAGGAAGACTGTTCGTGCTGGACAACGAACTCGACCGGGTCACGGTACTCAATCCGGACCTTACCTTCGCGGACATCTGGTCCACGCAGGTTACGAAGCCTCGCCGCATACGCATCGATGCCGAGGGCAACGTGCTCGTCTTCGTCATTACGCAGCACGATCTCATCTACAAATACAGTCCGGAAGGCGATCCGATCACCAAGTTCTACAATCCGATGGAGACCCTGCGGCGCACGGGAACGCTCAAGGAATTCATCGCGTATTCAGACGCGGCCATGGAAACGACGGAGGACGGTTACGTGGTCGTATCCGCGAAACACCCTTACTGGATCCGTAAATTCGACCGGGTAAACGGACTGGAACTGGAGTTCTACCGGACCACTCCCTTCGCTATGAACCCCATGGCGCGCTGGACGGCTACGCGGCAACCGCCGCCCGTGGGCGTGTCCGGCGGACTGGCCGTTCTGCCCGACGGACGAATCGTCAACTCCATACAGTACCAGGAATTCGAACAGATCGGTCTCAACGTGATGGGCATGCCCAGACTGCAATTGACGAAACTGGATCGATGGTTCGATTTCTTCAGGCCGGATGGAAAGTGGGAAATGTCGGCGCAGTTCGACGTGGTCGGCGTACCCATGCACGTGGACCGGCAGGGCCGGATCTATTTCGCGGAACTGGAGGAGGACCGAGTCGTCCGGTACCACTTCGTTTTTCCCGAGGAGTACAACTAG
- a CDS encoding tetratricopeptide repeat protein produces the protein MRNILLAALLLYTPLITDTGPYLTSITTVRQDEGVRQLSPEDESILLEDVMYFRRQIEDNRNEPSNYFNLGLAAVALEKLDTAEAAFLVVTELRPGDADAHFNLGLVYARQERYDEAIEAFLRVVEMDPDRAEPHYNLGQAYQYTGRLVESIKSFVEATGRDPDNSRFHYGRGTTEEKLGALDEAAISYANALSIDPEYVDARFALGRVMLDQRKFQEARDAFRAVLQVDSGMLEAYCQLGVIALSEGRVDDAVRSYENALRIDEASVEAIAGLAQASLRAGQAERAITLYKETLEMDPESPTLHYHAGTAYAAAQRQEEALEAFSRAIELNRTYPEPYLAIGNTLNAMGRQDEARRFLDTFQQLNGFREALSQAESLVRLNPRVAEVHYNMATALTRLGRYEDAVREFRIATELSPRFVHAFNNLGVAYVELGMFDEARVAYQQAILLDSNYVEAYTNLAWLITRHGEDLDRALELAGRAVEIAPTAVAYETLAIVRNARGDYGGADEAMRTAIRIEPENVILQQQWEQIRQERNGS, from the coding sequence ATGCGCAATATCCTTCTCGCAGCCCTTCTGCTTTACACGCCTCTGATTACGGACACCGGTCCCTACCTAACGAGCATAACCACCGTCCGTCAGGATGAAGGGGTCAGGCAACTGTCCCCCGAGGACGAGTCCATTCTGCTCGAAGACGTGATGTACTTCCGACGGCAGATCGAGGACAACAGGAACGAACCCTCCAACTACTTCAACCTTGGGCTTGCCGCCGTCGCGTTGGAAAAGCTGGACACGGCGGAAGCGGCCTTCCTGGTCGTCACCGAACTGCGTCCCGGGGACGCCGATGCCCATTTCAACCTGGGTCTGGTCTACGCCCGGCAGGAACGGTACGACGAAGCGATCGAGGCGTTCCTCCGCGTCGTGGAAATGGATCCCGATCGCGCCGAACCTCACTACAACCTGGGCCAGGCCTACCAGTACACGGGCCGGCTTGTCGAATCGATCAAGTCCTTCGTCGAGGCGACGGGCCGTGACCCCGACAACAGCCGGTTTCACTACGGCCGGGGGACCACGGAAGAGAAACTGGGCGCCCTGGACGAGGCCGCCATTTCCTATGCCAATGCCCTGTCCATCGATCCGGAATACGTCGACGCCCGGTTCGCGTTGGGACGCGTGATGCTGGATCAGCGTAAGTTCCAGGAAGCGCGGGATGCCTTTCGTGCGGTTTTGCAGGTGGATAGCGGCATGCTGGAAGCCTACTGCCAGCTCGGTGTGATCGCGTTGAGTGAAGGCCGTGTCGACGACGCGGTCCGGTCCTACGAGAACGCGCTACGCATTGATGAAGCATCGGTGGAAGCCATCGCGGGTCTTGCCCAGGCCTCGCTGCGTGCTGGCCAGGCTGAACGGGCGATCACGCTGTACAAGGAGACCCTGGAGATGGATCCCGAGTCGCCTACCCTTCACTACCATGCGGGTACGGCCTATGCGGCCGCCCAACGGCAAGAAGAAGCCCTGGAAGCGTTCTCGCGGGCGATAGAACTCAACCGGACGTACCCCGAACCCTATCTTGCGATCGGAAACACCTTGAACGCCATGGGCAGACAGGACGAGGCCAGGCGTTTTCTCGATACGTTTCAGCAGCTCAACGGGTTCAGGGAAGCGTTGTCGCAGGCGGAATCCCTGGTACGGCTGAACCCCCGGGTGGCGGAGGTGCATTACAACATGGCGACGGCCCTTACCCGCCTGGGCCGGTACGAGGACGCCGTGCGGGAATTCAGGATAGCGACGGAGCTGTCGCCCCGTTTCGTTCACGCCTTTAACAACCTGGGCGTGGCCTACGTGGAACTGGGCATGTTCGATGAGGCACGCGTTGCATATCAGCAGGCGATCCTGCTGGATTCGAACTATGTGGAGGCCTATACGAACCTGGCCTGGCTCATCACCCGGCACGGGGAGGACCTGGACCGTGCCCTTGAACTGGCTGGCAGGGCGGTTGAGATCGCGCCTACCGCCGTCGCCTACGAAACGCTCGCTATCGTGCGGAACGCGAGAGGAGACTACGGCGGGGCCGATGAAGCGATGCGGACTGCCATCCGTATCGAGCCGGAAAACGTGATATTGCAGCAGCAGTGGGAGCAGATCAGGCAGGAAAGGAATGGATCATGA
- a CDS encoding multiheme c-type cytochrome: protein MVLYRLTGLAAKRLTAFRQVLRIFVIGCIVTAGAMIGLETRAQALQLSGIVIDGKDPIPDVRVREHGKPNFVLTDSEGRFTLNIIEDPVQHYAVTAGKEGWLNGGVMVDPKTSYTTIILQKVPEEKDDSYDFITPHKSLVDLREDPEELERLRMQSHTGFEEGCNLCHFEPTCYLCHRDLYDQWNTSQHAKGVTNPWTLNLYDGTDADGNENVGPGFRLDFPDEAGECADCHAPSAAVRAPGNTDLKVVYNRSLAYPTIQDYKTLERMEYEKMAGSVDAAGIHCDFCHKIQNVEVNDHAGVNGSITLNLVAMEEERHARLIKGKFPPIFVYGPYDDVINFTPLPGSSNTSPMVASYNPQYTSSDYCSACHQHKNKHGLPFMDTYREWKESPYSAMGIECQDCHMEPESDGFTFGSFVNGDAEKFWTPIGYRDPTTVKTHGFPGATEELLPNAATLAIDAVVSKGLLTVTVDVRNVNTGHHIPSGITIRNMLLLVTPVLANGDTLRYLGDQRVPSYGGEGDLAEGNYAGYPGKGFALVFGDDEGNTHVMDWQATRIVEDTRIKAREADRSVYSFEVPSDVDRVDIHTDLIYRRAFKPLADLKKWTQKDMTVASDVTSVRPVGQLEVSTPSKGLSLRDRIRSYFD, encoded by the coding sequence ATGGTGTTGTACAGACTGACCGGACTGGCCGCGAAACGCCTGACCGCATTCAGGCAGGTGTTGAGGATTTTCGTGATCGGATGCATCGTGACAGCCGGAGCGATGATCGGTCTGGAAACCAGGGCCCAGGCCCTGCAGCTGAGCGGAATCGTCATCGATGGGAAAGATCCCATACCGGATGTCCGCGTGCGGGAACACGGAAAGCCGAATTTCGTGCTTACCGATTCCGAGGGAAGGTTTACCCTGAACATCATTGAAGATCCCGTGCAGCATTACGCGGTAACGGCAGGCAAGGAAGGCTGGTTGAATGGCGGGGTCATGGTCGATCCCAAAACCTCATATACGACGATTATATTGCAAAAAGTACCGGAAGAAAAAGACGACTCCTACGATTTCATCACCCCCCATAAATCGCTGGTCGATCTTCGCGAAGATCCGGAAGAGCTGGAACGACTGCGTATGCAATCCCACACGGGCTTCGAAGAGGGGTGCAACCTCTGCCATTTCGAACCGACCTGCTACCTCTGCCACAGAGACCTCTACGATCAGTGGAATACTTCCCAACACGCGAAAGGCGTGACCAATCCGTGGACGTTGAATCTTTACGACGGTACGGATGCGGACGGGAATGAGAACGTGGGGCCGGGTTTCAGGCTGGATTTCCCCGATGAAGCCGGAGAATGCGCCGATTGCCACGCTCCCTCGGCCGCCGTGCGCGCGCCGGGGAACACCGACCTGAAGGTCGTGTACAACCGTTCGCTGGCCTATCCTACCATCCAGGACTACAAGACGCTTGAACGCATGGAGTACGAGAAAATGGCCGGTTCGGTCGACGCCGCGGGGATACATTGCGATTTCTGCCACAAGATCCAGAACGTGGAGGTGAATGATCACGCGGGCGTGAATGGATCGATTACCCTTAACCTGGTGGCCATGGAAGAGGAAAGACATGCCAGGCTCATCAAGGGGAAGTTTCCGCCGATCTTCGTCTACGGACCCTATGACGACGTCATCAACTTTACCCCGTTGCCGGGTTCATCCAACACCTCTCCGATGGTGGCGAGTTACAATCCGCAATACACGAGCAGTGACTACTGCTCTGCCTGCCACCAGCACAAGAACAAGCACGGCCTTCCGTTCATGGATACGTATCGGGAATGGAAGGAGAGTCCCTATTCCGCCATGGGCATCGAGTGCCAGGACTGTCACATGGAGCCCGAATCCGATGGTTTCACCTTTGGTTCTTTCGTAAACGGCGACGCGGAGAAGTTCTGGACACCCATCGGATACCGGGATCCGACCACCGTTAAAACACATGGGTTCCCCGGGGCCACGGAAGAGCTCCTGCCGAATGCCGCCACCCTGGCCATCGACGCTGTTGTATCCAAAGGCCTGCTGACGGTGACCGTGGACGTGCGCAACGTAAATACCGGCCACCATATCCCGTCGGGAATCACCATCCGAAACATGCTGTTGCTCGTCACACCGGTGCTGGCCAATGGCGATACCCTGCGTTACCTGGGGGACCAGCGCGTACCGTCCTACGGCGGGGAAGGCGACCTGGCCGAAGGGAACTACGCGGGCTACCCGGGCAAGGGATTCGCCCTGGTCTTCGGTGACGACGAGGGCAATACCCACGTCATGGACTGGCAGGCGACCCGCATCGTTGAAGACACGCGGATCAAGGCGCGCGAGGCGGATCGCTCCGTGTATTCCTTTGAAGTCCCGTCGGATGTCGATCGCGTGGATATCCATACCGATCTGATTTACAGAAGAGCGTTCAAGCCGCTGGCGGATCTCAAGAAGTGGACACAGAAGGACATGACCGTGGCTTCGGACGTCACCTCGGTAAGGCCTGTTGGGCAACTGGAAGTTTCCACGCCTTCAAAAGGACTGAGCCTCCGCGATCGAATCAGATCCTACTTCGACTGA